From a region of the Streptomyces sp. NBC_01454 genome:
- a CDS encoding ATP-binding SpoIIE family protein phosphatase, translating into MIFTRWSARLPGTQRRAAARSDRAAPRPASGLAAAPPAPAPSAVPVGADDTPAPPTGATTGSVPAARAEPADPAPSRELTPEALPPTVDALSVHDILGTIPALVAVLYGPEHRLAYVNGAYAHVFGARPAGHTAREALPELDELGLLPLMDQVLRSGRPRTVKSRKVPAGTGGDRSRDAYYTFTCTPVEVAASGPAPDPEVACVAPRKGVLVFGAEVTDQIESAERLRASEARQREAAVTLQRSLLPQELEQPDDLRVAATYQPGGTEAAVGGDWYDVITLGAGRTALVIGDVMGRGVRAAAVMGQLRTAVRAYARLDLPPHEIIQLLDGLAAEIDASQIATCVYAVHDPNEGRLVYSSAGHLPILVRDADGTVRRAGEPTGPPLGTGGWLHTSGSVPLGPGGSAVLYTDGLVERRDKDIDDGVEALERAFAGAAGAPDIVCDRLLRSLGITAAHDDDVAILVLQHPERTGHDAELFHNAALELHGGIEAAPRARAFASGVLASWRFSPELHDLGVLAASELVANSLQHGTPPMRLRLRRTDRRLIVEVTDGDDHLPRRRRAEPADEAGRGISIVATIASSWGSRRTPGGGKAVWCEFALPHGQSHGQAHGQPQNPAAG; encoded by the coding sequence GTGATCTTCACGCGCTGGAGCGCCAGACTCCCCGGCACACAGCGGCGCGCCGCCGCGCGGTCCGACCGCGCCGCACCCCGCCCCGCCTCCGGTCTGGCGGCCGCCCCGCCCGCCCCGGCACCGTCCGCGGTGCCCGTGGGTGCGGACGACACGCCGGCCCCGCCCACGGGCGCCACCACCGGCTCGGTCCCCGCCGCCCGCGCCGAGCCCGCCGATCCGGCGCCCTCCCGGGAACTCACCCCCGAGGCCCTGCCGCCCACCGTCGACGCCCTGTCCGTCCACGACATCCTCGGCACCATCCCCGCGCTCGTCGCCGTCCTCTACGGCCCCGAGCACCGCCTCGCCTACGTCAACGGCGCCTACGCCCACGTCTTCGGCGCCCGCCCGGCCGGCCACACCGCCCGCGAGGCCCTCCCCGAGCTCGATGAACTGGGTCTGCTGCCGTTGATGGACCAGGTCCTGCGCAGCGGCAGGCCGCGGACGGTCAAATCCCGCAAGGTCCCCGCCGGCACGGGCGGCGACCGCTCCCGCGACGCCTACTACACCTTCACCTGCACCCCGGTCGAGGTCGCGGCGAGCGGCCCGGCGCCCGACCCCGAGGTCGCCTGCGTCGCGCCGCGCAAGGGCGTCCTGGTCTTCGGCGCCGAGGTCACCGACCAGATCGAGTCCGCCGAGCGGCTGCGCGCCAGCGAGGCCCGCCAGCGCGAGGCCGCGGTCACCCTCCAGCGCTCCCTCCTGCCCCAAGAGCTGGAGCAGCCCGACGATCTGCGGGTGGCCGCCACCTACCAGCCCGGCGGCACGGAGGCCGCGGTCGGCGGCGACTGGTACGACGTCATCACCCTCGGCGCCGGCCGCACCGCCCTGGTCATCGGCGACGTCATGGGCCGCGGGGTACGCGCCGCGGCCGTCATGGGCCAGCTGCGCACCGCGGTCCGCGCCTACGCCCGCCTCGACCTCCCGCCCCACGAGATCATCCAGCTGCTCGACGGCCTGGCCGCCGAGATCGACGCCAGCCAGATCGCCACCTGCGTCTACGCCGTCCACGACCCGAATGAGGGCCGGCTGGTCTACTCCTCGGCCGGCCATCTGCCCATCCTCGTCCGCGACGCGGACGGCACGGTCCGCCGTGCCGGCGAGCCCACCGGCCCGCCGCTGGGCACCGGCGGCTGGCTGCACACCTCGGGCTCCGTCCCCCTCGGCCCCGGTGGCAGCGCCGTCCTCTACACCGATGGCCTGGTCGAGCGCCGCGACAAGGACATCGACGACGGGGTCGAGGCCCTGGAGCGCGCCTTCGCCGGCGCTGCCGGCGCCCCCGACATCGTCTGCGACCGCCTGCTGCGCTCCCTGGGCATCACGGCCGCGCACGACGACGACGTCGCCATCCTCGTCCTCCAGCACCCGGAGCGGACCGGCCACGACGCCGAGCTGTTCCACAACGCCGCCCTCGAACTCCACGGCGGCATCGAAGCGGCCCCGCGCGCCCGCGCCTTCGCCTCCGGCGTCCTCGCCTCCTGGCGTTTCTCCCCCGAGCTGCACGACCTCGGCGTACTGGCAGCCAGCGAACTCGTCGCCAACTCCCTCCAGCACGGCACCCCGCCCATGCGGCTCCGTCTGCGGCGTACGGACCGCCGGCTGATCGTCGAGGTCACCGACGGGGACGACCATCTGCCGCGCCGCCGCCGCGCCGAGCCGGCCGACGAGGCCGGCCGGGGCATCTCCATCGTCGCGACCATCGCCTCGTCCTGGGGCTCCCGCCGCACCCCGGGCGGCGGCAAGGCCGTTTGGTGCGAATTCGCCCTGCCGCACGGCCAGTCGCACGGCCAGGCGCACGGCCAGCCGCAGAACCCGGCGGCCGGCTGA
- a CDS encoding MFS transporter yields MTTAMGAALRRIQLGNALSAFGNGFTVPYLYVYVAKVRDLGASTAGVVLAMLAVAALVVLPLTGRAIDRRGPLPVAVVGTVSAAVGALGLGLSATEPLVVASAIALGAGIAVIQPALATMIVWCSTTLTRSRAFATQFFLNNLGLGVGGLVGGLLVDETHPESFVRLFAIEAVMFLVLGAAVASVRLPRTPKVEDAVPTEERAKGAWRAMFADRRMVWLCVLGFVLFFACYGQFESGLAAYATEVTRIAPASLGIALAANTAAIVAAQFVVLKLVERRRRSRVMALVGMVWTVAWIAAGLSGLVHGSQVVATALLISTYALFGIGESMLSPTVAPLVADLAPASLIGQYNSAFALVKQLALALGPAVGALMVGHGMYVSYIVMLVVCALGISALSLWLGRMLRPGQDNPHRAVAAVPAPRAEVPESVETTGSVPAAV; encoded by the coding sequence GTGACCACCGCGATGGGCGCCGCGTTGCGCCGGATCCAGCTCGGGAACGCGCTGAGCGCGTTCGGCAACGGCTTCACCGTTCCGTATCTGTACGTCTATGTGGCGAAGGTGCGGGATCTCGGCGCGAGTACGGCCGGGGTGGTGCTGGCGATGCTGGCGGTGGCCGCACTCGTCGTCCTGCCGCTGACCGGCCGGGCCATCGACCGGCGCGGACCGCTGCCGGTGGCCGTCGTCGGGACGGTCTCGGCCGCCGTCGGTGCCCTGGGGCTGGGGCTGTCCGCCACCGAGCCGCTGGTCGTCGCGTCGGCCATCGCGCTCGGTGCCGGGATCGCGGTCATCCAGCCAGCGCTCGCGACGATGATCGTGTGGTGCTCGACGACGCTGACCCGGTCACGGGCGTTCGCCACCCAGTTCTTTCTGAACAACCTGGGCCTGGGCGTCGGCGGACTGGTCGGCGGGCTGCTGGTCGACGAGACGCACCCCGAGAGCTTTGTGCGGCTGTTCGCGATAGAGGCCGTGATGTTCCTGGTGCTCGGCGCGGCGGTGGCGAGCGTGCGGCTGCCGCGGACGCCGAAGGTGGAGGACGCCGTCCCCACCGAGGAACGGGCCAAGGGTGCCTGGCGGGCGATGTTCGCCGACCGGCGGATGGTGTGGCTGTGCGTGCTCGGCTTCGTGCTGTTCTTCGCCTGCTACGGGCAGTTCGAGTCGGGGCTGGCGGCGTATGCGACCGAGGTCACCCGGATCGCGCCGGCGAGCCTGGGTATCGCGCTGGCGGCCAATACGGCGGCGATCGTGGCGGCGCAGTTCGTGGTGCTCAAGCTGGTCGAGCGGCGGCGGCGCAGCCGGGTCATGGCGCTGGTCGGGATGGTCTGGACGGTGGCGTGGATAGCCGCCGGTCTGTCCGGGCTGGTGCACGGCTCGCAGGTGGTGGCCACCGCGCTGCTGATCTCGACCTATGCGTTGTTCGGTATCGGTGAGTCGATGCTGTCGCCGACGGTGGCCCCGCTGGTCGCCGATCTGGCGCCGGCCTCCCTGATCGGCCAGTACAACTCGGCGTTTGCCCTGGTCAAGCAACTGGCGCTGGCGCTCGGGCCGGCGGTGGGTGCCTTGATGGTGGGACACGGAATGTATGTGTCGTACATCGTGATGCTGGTGGTGTGTGCGCTGGGGATCAGCGCGCTGTCGCTGTGGCTGGGCCGGATGCTGCGGCCGGGGCAGGACAATCCGCACCGTGCGGTGGCGGCGGTGCCGGCACCTCGTGCGGAGGTGCCGGAGTCGGTGGAAACCACCGGATCGGTGCCCGCGGCCGTATGA
- a CDS encoding MarR family winged helix-turn-helix transcriptional regulator — protein MSEPSDAAADAAEPSLEEQIAAYQREFQDLDPQVEQVVSALQRLNRRMNVAYGRQTATLGLSNAEWEVLKALVVSGAPYQLGPGELAKRLGLTPAAMTHRIDRMANEGLVTRERDEANRVRVIVELTDEGREKWLEAMRLASVFEEDLLQDLNGGERQLLGQVLTRLLRRVEDAQPDADGRLSDLD, from the coding sequence ATGTCTGAGCCCTCCGATGCGGCCGCCGACGCTGCCGAGCCGAGCCTCGAGGAACAGATCGCGGCCTACCAGCGCGAGTTCCAGGACCTCGACCCCCAGGTGGAGCAGGTCGTCTCCGCACTTCAGCGCCTCAACCGGCGGATGAACGTCGCCTATGGACGGCAGACCGCCACCCTGGGCCTGAGCAACGCCGAGTGGGAGGTCCTCAAGGCCCTCGTCGTCTCCGGAGCCCCCTATCAACTGGGCCCCGGCGAGCTCGCCAAGCGCCTCGGCCTCACGCCGGCCGCCATGACCCACCGCATCGACCGCATGGCGAACGAGGGTCTGGTCACCCGGGAGCGCGACGAGGCCAACCGCGTCCGCGTCATCGTCGAGCTGACCGACGAAGGCCGCGAGAAGTGGCTCGAGGCGATGCGCCTGGCATCGGTCTTCGAGGAGGACCTCCTCCAGGACCTCAACGGCGGTGAGCGTCAGCTCCTCGGCCAGGTGCTGACCCGCCTGCTGCGCCGCGTCGAGGACGCCCAACCGGACGCCGACGGGCGTCTGAGTGACCTTGACTGA